One genomic window of Lynx canadensis isolate LIC74 chromosome F2, mLynCan4.pri.v2, whole genome shotgun sequence includes the following:
- the GML gene encoding glycosyl-phosphatidylinositol-anchored molecule-like protein, giving the protein MRGRGACRESRARGARETPSLADAPRLWEAQLRPGESSRSPCCARRLEASPSGVPEGSLRSPLLTLCPGLLTYRFKFLQEMMVLWAFLLVIWLPQVMLGGYWTYNLKCYDCWTINNFFCTSMTLCPKHLRRRMTISVRLNSRELLVYKNCTSNCTFVYPSEVPDEAPRSQFFKTNSFYFVRCCGSINCNEGGPISLEKDIVHEDIIEEHVVAMAHMGESSFSLSIASILVSHTLT; this is encoded by the exons ATGCGTGGGCGCGGGGCCTGCCGGGAGTCGCGCGCGCGCGGAGCGAGGGAGACCCCCTCCCTTGCGGACGCGCCCCGGCTGTGGGAAGCGCAGCTGCGGCCCGGAGAGTCTTCGCGCTCACCCTGCTGTGCCCGCCGCTTGGAGGCCTCGCCGTCCGGGGTTCCAGAAGGTTCTCTGCGGTCGCC GCTGCTGACGTTGTGCCCCGGTCTCCTCACCTATAGGTTCAAGTTCCTGCAGGAGATGATGGTCCTCTGGGCCTTTCTCCTTGTCATCTGGTTGCCTCAGGTCATGCTGGGAGGATATT GGACCTATAATCTGAAATGCTACGATTGTTGGACCATCAACAACTTCTTTTGTACAAGCATGACATTGTGTCCTAAACACCTCAGGCGCCGTATGACCATCTCTGTTC GTTTGAACAGTCGGGAGCTACTTGTTTACAAGAACTGTACGAGCAACTGCACGTTTGTGTATCCAAGCGAAGTGCCTGATGAAGCCCCAagatcacaattttttaaaactaatagtttctattttgttcgTTGTTGTGGTAGTATTAATTGCAATGAAGGAGGTCCTATTTCTCTTGAAAAGGATATTGTACATGAGGATATAATTGAGGAGCATGTAGTAGCAATGGCACACATGGGGGAGTCGTCATTTTCCCTGAGCATTGCCTCCATCCTGGTCAGCCATACACTGACATGA
- the LOC115506233 gene encoding cytochrome P450 11B1, mitochondrial-like isoform X1, which yields MAFGAKARAWLAGPWPSPGRARAPGAGAAPAPKAVLPFESIPRCPGNKWMRLLQIWKERRLENLHLEVHQLFQELGPIFRYDMGGKRMVLLMLPEDVQRLQQVDGYQPWRPPLDPWLAYRQHRGHKCGVFLLNGPEWRMNRLKLNPDVLSPQAVQKYLPMVDLVARDFSKALKSRVLQNARGSLTVDIQPSILYYTIEASNLALFGERLGLLGPSPSPASLNFLRALKAMLKSTAQLMFMPRALSRWTSTQLWKEHFESWDYIFQYANNATQKIYQELALSRPEHHSGIVGELLTHADLSLEAIRANAIELTTGSVDTTAYPLLMTLFELARNPEVQQALRQESLGAEARISQDPQSATSELPLLRAALKETLRLYPVGMSVDRKVASDVVLQNYHIPAGTWVKVQLYSLGRNPSVFERPECYHPQRWLDNRGSGTRYPHLAFGFGLRQCPGRRLAEAEMLLLLHHVLKSFLVETLRQEDVKMTYQFMFVPSTPPLLTFRAIN from the exons ATGGCATTCGGGGCAAAGGCACGAGCGTGGCTGGCAGGGCCCTGGCCGTCCCCGGGCAGGGCACGCGCACCGGGCGCCGGAGCCGCTCCGGCCCCCAAGGCGGTGCTGCCCTTCGAGTCCATACCGCGCTGTCCCGGCAACAAGTGGATGAGGTTGCTGCAGATCTGGAAGGAGCGGCGCCTGGAGAACCTTCACCTGGAGGTGCACCAGCTCTTCCAGGAGCTGGGGCCCATTTTCAG GTATGACATGGGAGGGAAACGCATGGTGCTCCTGATGCTGCCCGAGGATGTGCAGAGGCTACAGCAAGTGGACGGCTATCAACCGTGGCGGCCGCCCCTGGACCCCTGGCTGGCCTACCGACAGCATCGCGGGCACAAATGTGGCGTGTTCTTGCT AAACGGGCCCGAATGGCGCATGAACCGACTGAAGCTGAACCCAGACGTGCTGTCGCCTCAGGCCGTCCAGAAGTACCTGCCCATGGTGGACTTGGTGGCAAGGGATTTCTCGAAGGCCCTGAAGTCGAGAGTGCTGCAGAATGCCCGGGGGAGTCTGACCGTGGACATCCAGCCCAGCATCCTCTACTACACCATAGAAG CCAGCAATCTAGCCCTTTTTGGAGAGCGGCTGGGCCTCCTTGGCCCCAGCCCAAGTCCTGCCAGCCTGAACTTTCTCCGGGCTTTGAAGGCCATGTTAAAGTCTACCGCGCAGCTCATGTTCATGCCCAGGGCCCTATCACGCTGGACAAGCACTCAGCTGTGGAAGGAGCACTTTGAGTCCTGGGACTACATCTTCCAGTATG CCAACAATGCCACCCAGAAAATCTACCAGGAGCTGGCCCTCAGCCGCCCGGAGCACCACAGCGGCATCGTGGGGGAGCTGCTGACGCACGCGGACCTGAGCCTCGAGGCCATCCGGGCCAACGCCATCGAGCTCACCACCGGGAGCGTGGACACG ACGGCCTACCCCCTGTTGATGACTCTCTTTGAGCTGGCTCGAAACCCTGAAGTGCAGCAGGCCCTACGCCAGGAGAGCCTGGGGGCCGAGGCCAGGATCTCGCAGGATCCCCAGAGCGCAACCTCGGAGCTGCCCCTGCTGCGGGCGGCCCTCAAGGAGACCTTGAG GCTGTACCCCGTGGGGATGTCTGTGGACCGAAAGGTGGCCTCGGACGTGGTGCTGCAGAACTACCACATCCCGGCAGGG ACATGGGTCAAGGTGCAACTCTACTCCCTGGGTCGAAACCCCTCTGTGTTTGAGAGGCCCGAGTGCTACCATCCCCAGCGCTGGCTGGACAACAGGGGCTCTGGCACCAGATACCCACACCTGGCCTTCGGCTTTGGTCTGCGCCAGTGCCCGGGGCGGCGCCTGGCAGAGGCAGAGATGCTGCTGTTGCTGCACCAC GTGCTGAAAAGCTTCCTGGTGGAGACGCTCAGGCAGGAGGATGTAAAGATGACCTACCAGTTCATGTTCgtgccctccaccccccccctcctcaccttccGGGCCATCAACTAG
- the LOC115506233 gene encoding cytochrome P450 11B1, mitochondrial-like isoform X2, which yields MAFGAKARAWLAGPWPSPGRARAPGAGAAPAPKAVLPFESIPRCPGNKWMRLLQIWKERRLENLHLEVHQLFQELGPIFRYDMGGKRMVLLMLPEDVQRLQQVDGYQPWRPPLDPWLAYRQHRGHKCGVFLLNGPEWRMNRLKLNPDVLSPQAVQKYLPMVDLVARDFSKALKSRVLQNARGSLTVDIQPSILYYTIEASNLALFGERLGLLGPSPSPASLNFLRALKAMLKSTAQLMFMPRALSRWTSTQLWKEHFESWDYIFQYANNATQKIYQELALSRPEHHSGIVGELLTHADLSLEAIRANAIELTTGSVDTTAYPLLMTLFELARNPEVQQALRQESLGAEARISQDPQSATSELPLLRAALKETLRLYPVGMSVDRKVASDVVLQNYHIPAGVLKSFLVETLRQEDVKMTYQFMFVPSTPPLLTFRAIN from the exons ATGGCATTCGGGGCAAAGGCACGAGCGTGGCTGGCAGGGCCCTGGCCGTCCCCGGGCAGGGCACGCGCACCGGGCGCCGGAGCCGCTCCGGCCCCCAAGGCGGTGCTGCCCTTCGAGTCCATACCGCGCTGTCCCGGCAACAAGTGGATGAGGTTGCTGCAGATCTGGAAGGAGCGGCGCCTGGAGAACCTTCACCTGGAGGTGCACCAGCTCTTCCAGGAGCTGGGGCCCATTTTCAG GTATGACATGGGAGGGAAACGCATGGTGCTCCTGATGCTGCCCGAGGATGTGCAGAGGCTACAGCAAGTGGACGGCTATCAACCGTGGCGGCCGCCCCTGGACCCCTGGCTGGCCTACCGACAGCATCGCGGGCACAAATGTGGCGTGTTCTTGCT AAACGGGCCCGAATGGCGCATGAACCGACTGAAGCTGAACCCAGACGTGCTGTCGCCTCAGGCCGTCCAGAAGTACCTGCCCATGGTGGACTTGGTGGCAAGGGATTTCTCGAAGGCCCTGAAGTCGAGAGTGCTGCAGAATGCCCGGGGGAGTCTGACCGTGGACATCCAGCCCAGCATCCTCTACTACACCATAGAAG CCAGCAATCTAGCCCTTTTTGGAGAGCGGCTGGGCCTCCTTGGCCCCAGCCCAAGTCCTGCCAGCCTGAACTTTCTCCGGGCTTTGAAGGCCATGTTAAAGTCTACCGCGCAGCTCATGTTCATGCCCAGGGCCCTATCACGCTGGACAAGCACTCAGCTGTGGAAGGAGCACTTTGAGTCCTGGGACTACATCTTCCAGTATG CCAACAATGCCACCCAGAAAATCTACCAGGAGCTGGCCCTCAGCCGCCCGGAGCACCACAGCGGCATCGTGGGGGAGCTGCTGACGCACGCGGACCTGAGCCTCGAGGCCATCCGGGCCAACGCCATCGAGCTCACCACCGGGAGCGTGGACACG ACGGCCTACCCCCTGTTGATGACTCTCTTTGAGCTGGCTCGAAACCCTGAAGTGCAGCAGGCCCTACGCCAGGAGAGCCTGGGGGCCGAGGCCAGGATCTCGCAGGATCCCCAGAGCGCAACCTCGGAGCTGCCCCTGCTGCGGGCGGCCCTCAAGGAGACCTTGAG GCTGTACCCCGTGGGGATGTCTGTGGACCGAAAGGTGGCCTCGGACGTGGTGCTGCAGAACTACCACATCCCGGCAGGG GTGCTGAAAAGCTTCCTGGTGGAGACGCTCAGGCAGGAGGATGTAAAGATGACCTACCAGTTCATGTTCgtgccctccaccccccccctcctcaccttccGGGCCATCAACTAG